A portion of the Chaetodon trifascialis isolate fChaTrf1 chromosome 7, fChaTrf1.hap1, whole genome shotgun sequence genome contains these proteins:
- the LOC139334318 gene encoding galanin receptor type 1-like has protein sequence MNVSEPVWLLEEPWNLSRAGEEDQKLLFGIGTDNFITLLVFGLIFTLGVLGNSMVITVLARSKPGKPRSTTNIFILNLSIADLSYLLFCIPFQSTIYMMPTWVLGAFICKFIHYFFTVSMLVSIFTLSAMSVDRYIAIVHSRKSSSIRVAKHALIGVVVIWILSLAMAAPVMYYQNIFRRGENHTFCWEVWPDQNQKKVYVVCTFVFGYVLPLLLITFCYAKVLNHLHKKLRNMSKKSEASKKKTAQTVLVVVVVFCLSWLPHHVVHLWVEFGTFPLNQASFVLRVAAHCLAYSNSSVNPVIYAFLSENFRKAYKQVFKCQIGASDSPLNDIKEIRSKADTPPSTNCTNV, from the exons ATGAACGTATCAGAGCCCGTCTGGCTCTTGGAAGAGCCGTGGAACCTCAGCAGAGCGGGGGAAGAGGACCAGAAACTTTTATTCGGGATCGGCACGGATAATTTCATCACGCTGCTGGTTTTCGGGCTCATCTTCACGCTCGGTGTGCTGGGCAACTCCATGGTGATCACCGTGCTGGCCCGGAGCAAACCAGGGAAACCACGGAGCACCACCAACATATTCATCCTCAACCTGAGCATAGCAGACCTCTCCTACCTGCTCTTCTGCATCCCTTTCCAGTCCACCATCTACATGATGCCGACGTGGGTCCTTGGCGCCTTCATTTGCAAATTCATCCACTATTTCTTCACTGTGTCCATGCTGGTGAGCATCTTTACTCTGTCTGCCATGTCCGTGGACCGATACATTGCCATTGTGCATTCCAGAAAGTCCTCCTCTATCCGTGTGGCCAAGCATGCCTTGATCGGAGTGGTGGTGATTTGGATACTCTCTCTGGCCATGGCTGCGCCTGTCATGTATTACCAGAACATTTTTCGCAGAGGAGAGAATCACACCTTTTGCTGGGAAGTGTGGCCAGATCAAAACCAGAAGAAAGTCTATGTcgtgtgcacatttgtttttggttatgtgttgcctctgctgctgattaCCTTCTGCTATGCAAAG GTTTTAAATCACTTGCACAAAAAACTAAGAAATATGTCCAAAAAGTCAGAGGCATCAAAGAAAAAG ACTGCTCAGACTgtcctggtggtggtggtggtgttctgCCTCTCTTGGCTCCCTCATCACGTTGTTCACCTGTGGGTGGAGTTTGGGACCTTCCCCCTGAACCAGGCCTCCTTCGTGTTACGGGTGGCCGCCCATTGCCTGGCATACAGCAACTCATCTGTCAACCCGGTCATCTACGCCTTCCTGTCAGAGAACTTCAGGAAGGCTTACAAGCAGGTGTTCAAATGCCAGATTGGTGCCAGTGACTCCCCGCTCAATGACATCAAGGAGATTCGCAGCAAAGCAGACACGCCGCCCTCGACTAACTGTACCAACGTTTGA